A genomic segment from Acuticoccus sediminis encodes:
- a CDS encoding ABC transporter substrate-binding protein translates to MKVHASIALAALLLGTAAPALAGPDDNSLTIGLGEELPGFDGYTSTSRDGVVMTRHLYDMLIWRNPANFEYEPLLATSWKRVDDKTWEFALRQGVTFHDGSPFSAEDVVATLTYWSNADNGARSQSSVSWIDKVEAVDDMTVRIVSKEPFPAALEFVAGSLPIYPSDYFEEVGAEEFNKKPVGTGPYKLDSASGGTTTLARNEAYFESPKAPSIDKLIIRTIPDDATRIAELLGGGIEWTWNVPADQVAQIGSVPGRTAVLGSTMRIAFIGLDAAGRTGEGNPLTNVKVRQAINHAIDKKTIVENLVGGDGEVIDVPCYPMQLGCDVSAAVVYDYDPEKAKALLAEAGFGDGLQVSMTSYRDRARAEAVQAYLAAVGITANLEMLQARASFSGWREGKTEVWYGDWGSFSIADASASLGNFFDGSSNDGFRDEEVMALVAEASTSVDEAVRKENYAKAIQMITEKAYMVPMHTVTMGYAFDSELKFTPNVDELPRFFLASW, encoded by the coding sequence GTGAAAGTTCACGCATCCATAGCCCTGGCGGCGCTGCTTCTTGGCACGGCCGCGCCGGCGCTCGCAGGGCCCGATGACAACTCCCTCACCATCGGTCTGGGCGAGGAGCTGCCCGGCTTCGACGGCTACACCTCCACCTCGCGCGACGGCGTGGTGATGACGCGCCACCTCTACGACATGCTGATCTGGCGCAATCCGGCGAACTTCGAGTACGAGCCGCTGCTCGCCACCTCATGGAAGCGCGTCGACGACAAGACCTGGGAGTTCGCCCTGCGCCAGGGCGTGACCTTCCACGACGGCTCGCCCTTCTCCGCCGAGGACGTCGTCGCCACCCTCACCTACTGGTCGAACGCAGACAACGGCGCCCGCTCGCAGTCGTCCGTCTCCTGGATCGACAAGGTCGAGGCGGTCGACGACATGACGGTCCGCATCGTCTCCAAGGAGCCGTTCCCGGCGGCGCTGGAGTTCGTCGCCGGCTCACTCCCCATCTACCCGTCGGACTACTTCGAGGAGGTGGGTGCCGAGGAGTTCAACAAGAAGCCCGTCGGCACCGGCCCCTACAAGCTGGACAGCGCGTCCGGCGGCACAACGACGCTGGCGAGGAACGAGGCCTACTTCGAAAGCCCGAAGGCTCCGTCCATCGACAAGCTGATCATCCGCACCATCCCGGATGACGCGACCCGCATCGCCGAGCTCCTCGGCGGCGGCATCGAGTGGACGTGGAACGTCCCGGCCGACCAGGTGGCCCAGATCGGGTCCGTTCCCGGCCGCACCGCCGTCCTCGGCTCGACGATGCGCATCGCCTTCATCGGCCTCGACGCGGCCGGCCGCACCGGCGAGGGCAACCCGCTCACGAACGTGAAGGTGCGCCAGGCGATCAACCACGCGATCGACAAGAAGACCATCGTCGAGAACCTCGTCGGCGGCGACGGCGAGGTCATCGACGTTCCGTGCTACCCGATGCAGCTGGGCTGCGACGTGTCCGCGGCGGTCGTCTACGACTACGACCCGGAGAAGGCCAAGGCGCTCCTCGCCGAAGCCGGTTTCGGCGACGGTCTCCAGGTCTCGATGACCTCCTACCGCGACCGCGCCCGCGCCGAGGCGGTGCAGGCCTACCTCGCCGCCGTCGGCATTACCGCCAACCTCGAGATGCTGCAGGCCCGCGCGTCCTTCTCCGGCTGGCGCGAGGGCAAGACCGAGGTGTGGTACGGTGACTGGGGCTCGTTCTCGATCGCCGACGCCTCGGCGTCGCTCGGCAACTTCTTCGACGGCTCCTCCAACGACGGCTTCCGCGACGAGGAGGTGATGGCGCTGGTGGCCGAGGCTTCGACCTCCGTCGACGAGGCCGTGCGTAAGGAAAATTACGCCAAGGCGATCCAAATGATCACCGAAAAGGCGTACATGGTCCCGATGCACACCGTGACGATGGGCTATGCCTTCGATTCGGAACTGAAATTCACCCCGAATGTGGACGAGTTGCCGCGCTTCTTCCTCGCCTCCTGGTGA